CTCCCATTATTACTGCAATTATTTCTTTATCTTATCTTTATCAATCTTTCCCCGCatacctatacacacacacacacacacacacacacttacacataaaTAAAGTACATACCTGACACATCACATACCACCACAATCTATCTTGCACTATATGAATTCAACTTGTATCCTCCCATTGCCTCACTGTTACTATAATGCAGGGGTGGCATGTAACTAAGTACTCAATTATTGTATGTCAGTATGAtgtttgaggtactttacttgagtatttctatttttatgctactttatacttctactccactacaattcagagggataTACTGAACTTTTTACtgaactgcatttatttgacagatgtaattactagttactttgctaATTaagtttttacacacaaacccTATGaccagtttataaaatatgatgatttgTTTTAGATTAAACAACCCAAGTGTATATAAATTTGATGTCACCTTTCCCTgcagctctctgctctcagacaAAGCTGTTTCTATCGCATTTAAGCTCTCGCTCATTTTCTCAACAGCAtcttcctctttgtgtttcagctCGTTCTTTatctcatcttctctcttcctcagaAACTGGTGCATCTCCTCAAACTGTCTGTGAATGTGGGTCTTCAGCTGCTCAGACTTCTCTTTGGTTTTTGTCATTACTTCCCTCTGTGTGTTGGCTAGGCTCTCTGTAGCAAGGATATCATCGCTAAGGTTCTCCATACCCTTCTCCAGCTCCTGTCTCAGAGATACAGCTGCTTCTCTGATTGGTTTAAACTTGTGTCCTTCATGCCTCTCCCCATCTCGGCATATGATACAAGCTAACTGCTGATCTGTGACACAGAACAGTTTCAGCTTTTCTTCATGCtcagggcacaattcagccacctgtaaaaaatgtatctatTAATAAATGCAAGAGCTAAAAGATGATGATACattgcaaatgtaaaaaaaaaaaaacagaaagaaaaagaacagtATGCTGATACAAAGCAGTGATAGTGACTGTAAAGAAACAGATGTTACAGATGAGGTCACTCTaattaatgtcagcatgctaacatgctcacaatgacaatgctaacatattgatgtttagcaggtatgaccatcttagtttagggtgctagcgtgctaacatttgctaataacgTCATAATAACTAACGCTGTGTCTGTCTCCGTCTCCTTCTGGTGAtacttctccctctgtctcactcCAAATAAGAGGAAGCCACAAAGCCGCTCCCTCGTGAACATTATAGCTATATGGGTTAAAAAGGCTTCCTCCGCACACAGGAAGCCAGGCTTTTCTCCATAtttagaattattatttataactaACATGAACTGTCCCCGACAAGGCGTCAGGACCGGTCAGAATCTGAAAGTAATTGACCTTCTGTACTTTTCTACACGTCAGATTCCAAGTGTATAGGCTACAGTCAAATCATGTGTTACATAGCTGCCATTATACAGTCCTGACCTCCATCAGAGCTGTcaggacatttttttattgtaaactctgtttcctcagtcatacttttttttttttggtctggagttttgatgaaaaacattttctaaaagtaGGCCTACCTCTAGTGATATGTGTCCATCCAGATAGTTtcatttgtccaggttttgacaCATCAGTCTCTGAGATGCCCGTCTCAAATTAATCCAAGGTGCTCacagtattttaaaaagcattaaaaattgAACAGCAACAACCTTTTCCAGAATCAGTGCCCAGTATAATGAAGATGATATATAGTACTGAAGAAATGGTGTGTTGAAATGTTCACCTCCATTGTTTGGGGTGGAGGAAGATATCTCAgagatggatatctcaaaacctgaaaaaataaaataagtttttacAGCAGAAGTGACCGCTTCACCTGACATAGGCTTGCCTCCGCTAACATTTTACATCGACCGCTGATGGCAGCCCTGTTTCACTATACTCATTCATTCCATACCGCCATGAAGAGTTTGTCCTTTAGACAGAGCCTCTCCCCAGGCTTGGTGCTGTTTTAGGACAGCACTTCTGTTGTCTGGGGAGGAGGCACTGCCTTAAAGACTAAAGTTGGGAAACAAAAGTCTCCTTtggtcaagaaaaaaaaaaacaccacctaTTACACAAATGACTGCACTATGATTGGCTGCAGCCAGGGGCTATTTTAGTTAGGTGTGGGCACAGTAAATCCCCCTgcatatttagtcataaaccaaagtattggacaaattactTGCTTTATCtaatggtggtgctggaggaaacgtcagaggatcaccaaagtcctTACAATTTCTCCTGAGTGGGAACTGAATGAGTgaaccagatttcatggcaatccatccagtagttgttgaaacAATTCAACCACAGAAGTGAACCTAGAAAAGGTTCATATCTGGTATAAACTCTAAATCTCCTCAGAAATCATTCAAATGTCTGATAGTATTCCACTTTAAGGCTCTGCGCGCTCCCGTGAGGTGCGTGTAGCGGTCACTTTCAACGCATGCGCACAGCGAAGAAGAGTCAGAACTCTACAAACGTGAAAAAatctcaaaaacagaaattagacttgttttttggttttggttttctaTTTGATTTGATTACCCACTTCAATATGAAAACAGGAAAACgcagttattttccttttctgatGCCCACAAAAAACGACAAAACGAAATTCTGACCAGTTATTTCGTTTGGCAGATTAAACGGAATAATTCAGTAATCAGATGATACACGGACCAAAATGGTACTATTTTCAAACTCAATAATAATTGAGATAGATCAAAAACATCaccttgcttttatttttatgtatttatttatgtttttaatattttatttgcataCTTTGGATTTGGAGTGGGGGTAGTTTCCCTATTAAATTCTAAAAGCAAAAACCTTTTCATTATATAAAACTGCACATAGGCCACCTCCTAATGCACAAAGTATGAAATGCTTCCTTTCACACCAAGATGTGGGCCTATTTACTGATTTATGAATACATATTGGATGCTCTGCCTTTTTAAACACTGACACTGGTTTCAGTGGAATGAGACAGGCCTGATCAACAAATAATGACGCACTTTGGACGGAACTTTATGGCGgaaatgtcttcatttaagtaaagggaaaataattaaattcaggCGGTGgcaatttaaaatctaaaactaTGATGGAATATAATGGCAGTACGGCTCTCAGGCATTCTGTAGCGctttcaaatatgttttctcCTGTAGATCAACTTTCCTCATTTAATATCATCCCTGCTGAGTGAACACACCTGTAGGCATGATGTAGTCTTCCCTCTTCTGTGTCTTTTGTTTGGGGAACTAACCTCTTTAAATGTGCATGTGGCCCCTATTGACGTCAATGATAAATGGATGCATTTGAATTCATTTAGAAACCGCAGGGGCCACACACTCCTGCGTTTCAGCCACTTTTCTGCTCATGTTCAAAACTTCCTGCACACTCACAATCCATCCCACATGTCTGTGTTCTCTGAGATTTCGAGAATATAGTCATAATTAAAAAATCTACCTGCCCTATTGGCTTCTCTGCTGTGCATTCAGCCTGCGTTGGGCTGCGTGTGGGACTGCACTGGATGGGACACAGTTTAGGGGAGCGGCTGTACGCTGCTCTTCATCGGAGGTGGGAAACTCTTGTGATCAGGCAGAAATCTCACCACAAATCCGCACACACGTTACCTTCAGCAGCTCCGTTAAAGTGCGGCTCCCAGCCGCCTCGGTGGGACAGTCCCAAACAGAGCAAAGGCGTCTCTGAGCGAAGGGGGacgcagagacagacacacagctgcagactgccagcaaacacaaagcatgcACACATGACTCGATTCTACTATGACTGAACTCTCGAAATCtcagattacttttttttttaatacttcgGTGTAGCTGAGAGACTAGAATTAAGATTTATGTTATTGTCTCACTGACCGTTTGTGTACCAAATACATGGACTGGACACTGACGGGCAACAGTGgttatattttaagtttttgcATCAAAATTATTGCTAGGGACAATTCAGTAGTCGCTGGATATTGGTAGGGACATGTCCATACCGTCCCTACCTAATCCTACTCCCTTGCTGAGGACACTGGGTCTGTGAACTCAGAACATGTGTGATGCATTCTCTGCAGAAAGAGTGTCCGCAGGGAAGATTCACCGGATCAGTGAAGATGGTCAGGCAGATAGCACAAGTCAAATCTTCTGAGGAAAAAGCAGCCGACATGGCTCCCGTTCTGCTCTTCGCT
This sequence is a window from Siniperca chuatsi isolate FFG_IHB_CAS linkage group LG10, ASM2008510v1, whole genome shotgun sequence. Protein-coding genes within it:
- the LOC122882500 gene encoding nuclear factor 7, brain-like codes for the protein MSAAFSSEDLTCAICLTIFTDPVNLPCGHSFCRECITHVLSSQTQCPQQGICSCVSVSASPFAQRRLCSVWDCPTEAAGSRTLTELLKCSPTRSPTQAECTAEKPIGQVAELCPEHEEKLKLFCVTDQQLACIICRDGERHEGHKFKPIREAAVSLRQELEKGMENLSDDILATESLANTQREVMTKTKEKSEQLKTHIHRQFEEMHQFLRKREDEIKNELKHKEEDAVEKMSESLNAIETALSESRELQGKVTSNLYTLGLFNLKQIIIFYKLVIGFVCKNLISKVTSNYICQINAVQ